One Polypterus senegalus isolate Bchr_013 chromosome 10, ASM1683550v1, whole genome shotgun sequence DNA segment encodes these proteins:
- the LOC120536940 gene encoding E3 ubiquitin-protein ligase TRIM16-like has product MAEARLSMLQEMFNCSMCQGILQDPVSTPCGHNFCTNCINKHWDQSDQAEGYKCPQCNEVFSSRPVLSRNAMLAEVMGKLKQMEVSLPPEESCAGPGDLECDVCTDKKRKAVKYCLTCQAFFCETHIQPHRNSEAFKKHTLDDPVARLPQELCLRHQKPIEFFCRTDWLSLCYSCVLTEHKSHDTATLETEQVEKQAQLKTAQTEIQQRVQEREKKLEEVLKAAELIKVSAEKEVRDSEAAFHAVIQSMEEASKKVSELIRDQAEREVKTVEGIKEQLEKEIEELKKRDRELSELARVEDQIHFLQNFPCPPVPPGDKELLSVTICSDISIKELKELLSSLKESMEPVKKCQLLKTTKKGEESVYILRFPRSEQDFLKYACQLTLNPCTANEYLWLSEDVRKVTHSTEPCPSFDHPDRFDRWLQVLCNEGLYKSRYYWEVETVGNRAVIGVAYHSIGRKGGDEDCHLGGNKSSWGLYCSGSSYSARHNKQETEIIAPYSSRIGVYLDYPSGTLSFYSILDTMTLLHRFEGNFTELLYPGFSLNCYGSSVTICQVNQQA; this is encoded by the exons ATGGCAGAAGCCCGGCTGTCGATGTTACAGGAAATGTTCAACTGCTCCATGTGTCAGGGGATTCTACAGGACCCTGTCTCGACCCCCTGTGGGCACAACTTCTGCACTAACTGCATTAATAAACACTGGGATCAGAGTGATCAGGCAGAGGGCTACAAGTGTCCCCAGTGCAATGAAGTCTTCAGCTCCCGGCCTGTCCTGTCCAGAAATGCCATGCTGGCTGAAGTTATGGGAAAATTAAAACAGATGGAGGTCAGCCTCCCACCTGAGGAAAGCTGTGCAGGTCCTGGAGATCTGGAGTGTGATGTCTGCACCGATAAGAAGCGAAAAGCTGTGAAGTACTGCTTGACCTGCCAGGCCTTCTTCTGCGAGACTCACATTCAGCCTCATAGAAACTCTGAAGCATTTAAGAAGCACACGCTGGATGATCCAGTGGCTCGTCTGCCCCAGGAGCTCTGCTTAAGACATCAGAAACCCATTGAGTTTTTCTGCAGGACTGACTGGTTGTCTCTTTGTTACAGCTGTGTGTTGACAGAACACAAGAGCCATGACACCGCAACGCTGGAGACAGAGCAAGTGGAGAAACAG GCCCAGTTAAAGACAGCACAGACCGAAATCCAGCAGAGAGTCCAGGAAAGAGAGAAGaaactggaagaggtgttgaagGCCGCAGAGTTGATCAAG GTCTCCGCAGAAAAAGAGGTGCGGGACAGTGAAGCAGCATTCCATGCGGTCATCCAGTCCATGGAAGAGGCCAGCAAGAAAGTGAGTGAGCTGATCAGAGACCAGGCAGAGAGAGAAGTGAAGACGGTGGAAGGCATCAAGGAGCAGCtggagaaggagattgaagaACTGAAGAAGAGAGACAGGGAGCTGTCAGAGCTGGCACGGGTCGAGGACCAAATCCACTTCCTCCAG AATTTTCCATGCCCTCCTGTCCCTCCTGGAGATAAAGAGTTGCTGTCCGTCACGATCTGCAGTGACATCTCTATTAAGGAGCTGAAGGAGTTGCTGTCTTCTCTGAAGGAGTCTATGGAACCAGTAAAGAAATGTCAGCTACTGAAAACAACCAAGAAAG GAGAAGAGTCAGTTTACATCCTGAGATTTCCAAGAAGCGAacaagactttttaaaat ATGCCTGTCAACTCACCTTGAACCCATGCACAGCAAATGAATACTTGTGGTTGTCTGAAGATGTCAGGAAAGTCACACACAGCACAGAGCCTTGTCCCAGCTTCGACCACCCTGACAGATTTGATCGTTGGTTACAAGTCCTCTGCAATGAGGGTCTGTACAAGAGTCGCTACTACTGGGAAGTGGAGACTGTTGGGAATCGTGCAGTCATTGGAGTAGCTTACCATTCGATTGGGCGCAAAGGAGGAGATGAAGACTGCCATCTGGGAGGCAATAAGAGCTCCTGGGGCTTGTATTGTTCTGGTTCCAGCTACTCCGCTCGCCACAATAAACAGGAAACAGAAATAATTGCCCCCTACTCCTCCAGAATCGGGGTGTACTTGGACTACCCCTCTGGTACTCTCTCGTTTTACAGCATCTTAGACACAATGACGCTTCTTCACAGGTTTGAGGGCAACTTCACTGAACTGCTCTATCCAGGCTTTTCTCTTAATTGTTATGGCTCCAGTGTGACAATCTGCCAAGTGAACCAGCAGGCTTAG
- the LOC120536943 gene encoding tripartite motif-containing protein 29-like, whose translation MKVEADLSNTHDSFLCCGCMQKLQEPVFLPCGHGFCMECNKGLRSETGISCCSQCKKAPLKRTIQVQKSLEEEATVDVTKKKRLSSLVNRDLGPGEVMCDFCSETKCKAVKSCLNCLISYCGTHIRVHYDIPMWRNHKLIEPAENLKMRVCSKHEKPMELFCRTDQTCICYLCEVSEHKTHDTCSTEEERQTKQGLLKGTLEDIQKAVKEKQVKQGAMKESPTLIKVAAKRERQECEQSINTLKDLLAQFETKMSDLITEQETKEIQKAIGIERQLQQEIEDLNRRYKEMIRLSKIEDHTLFLQNYKPLSVTCGAGALPSKVVCRDFSSEELRKELLGLKTTLEDINKRGLEAVAKTAGAAPVITLRVAHPKNIKELIKRQPVPILPFPSLVQNGVLTQVQKPSFTFVPAFPKGAC comes from the exons ATGAAGGTGGAAGCAGACCTCTCAAACACACATGATTCGTTTTTGTGCTGTGGATGCATGCAAAAACTGCAGGAGCCTGTCTTTCTCCCGTGTGGGCATGGTTTCTGCATGGAATGCAATAAAGGCCTCAGAAGTGAGACTGGAATAAGCTGTTGCTCTCAATGCAAAAAGGCTCCACTGAAGAGGACAATTCAGGTCCAAAAGTCCTTAGAGGAAGAAGCCACAGTCGATGTGACAAAGAAGAAGAGACTGAGCTCTCTAGTAAATAGAGATTTGGGACCTGGAGAAGTGATGTGCGATTTCTGCTCTGAGACAAAGTGCAAAGCGGTGAAGTCTTGCCTGAATTGCTTGATCTCCTACTGTGGGACCCACATCCGGGTCCACTATGACATTCCCATGTGGAGAAACCACAAGCTGATAGAGCCTGCTGAAAACCTGAAGATGAGAGTCTGCAGTAAACACGAGAAGCCCATGGAGTTATTCTGTCGGACAGACCAGACCTGTATCTGCTACTTATGTGAAGTGAGTGAACATAAGACTCACGATACTTGCTCAACGGAAGAAGAAAGGCAAACAAAGCAG GGGCTGCTGAAAGGAACACTGGAAGACATCCAGAAAGCAGTTAAGGAGAAGCAAGTGAAGCAGGGCGCAATGAAAGAATCTCCAACACTAATTAAG GTGGCTGCAAAGAGGGAACGGCAAGAATGTGAGCAGTCTATTAACACCTTGAAAGATTTACTCGCTCAATTCGAAACAAAGATGAGTGATCTGATTACCGAACAAGAAACGAAAGAAATCCAAAAGGCCATAGGGATTGAGAGGCAACTGCAGCAAGAGATTGAGGATTTGAATAGAAGATATAAAGAGATGATAAGGCTTTCCAAGATTGAAGACCACACTCTTTTCTTACAG AACTACAAGCCACTTTCTGTCACTTGTGGAGCTGGTGCTTTACCTTCTAAAGTTGTATGCAGAGACTTTTCATCTGAAGAACTAAGGAAAGAGTTGTTGGGTCTGAAAACGACTCTAGAGGACATCAACAAGCGAGGACTGGAGGCAGTCGCTAAAACAG CAGGTGCAGCTCCAGTTATAACACTGAGGGTGGCTCATCCGAAGAACATAAAGGAACTTATAAAAC GACAGCCAGTGCCAATTTTGCCATTCCCATCACTTGTACAAAATGGAGTCTTGACACAGGTGCAGAAACCCAGCTTCACCTTCGTACCTGCTTTCCCAAAGGGCGCCTGCTAA